A stretch of Vespula vulgaris chromosome 5, iyVesVulg1.1, whole genome shotgun sequence DNA encodes these proteins:
- the LOC127064286 gene encoding myosin-IIIb-like isoform X2: MTGGGTNMAYHGLSQHVNFDVIPEPGDRFILEELIGEGTYGEVYSAYDKETDNKVAIKILENVADNIEEIEEEYLVLRDLSSHPNIPIFHGLYLKRAKPAQEEDQLWFVMELCTGGSVTDLVQGLKKRSTRLTDRQIAYILRETVEALIYLHGNHCMHRDVKGHNILLTEEARVKLVDFGVSSHLAETLARKNTSVGTPYWMAPEVIACEQQLDSSYDSRCDVWSVGITAIELAEGDPPLSELHPMRALFQIPRNPPPSLKNPDIHNPEVSDFIAECLVKDLEHRPFASELKEHPLLMNIESEIEEIRKELSNEIRRQRTDGRVQRQPEITTKHGKLKTDRKARPEKMYRDDLAALDMLSEDAIVDQLQHRYEQGQIYTYIGDILVAVNPFTNLGLYTGIEQRRYKGQARSDNPPHIFAVADAAYQALLHQRQNQAIVISGESGAGKTESANLLLKQLVYLSKAPNRNLEERILQINPIMEAFGNATTGINANSSRFGKYLDLTMTKGGKVTGARISVYLLEQSRVVAQAEGERNFHVFYYMYDGLAADNRLAEFHLDSSLREHHRYLTDRSHNSPNYVDKFQQLKVGFKVLGFRDSEVDTVYGVLAAILHLGDIEFAEVASEDNTDNKSRVIDTAPLDRVSKLLGVEPNDLLEALTSNSVMTRGETITRNNTVAEACAARDAMAKGLYGRLFDWMVNQINCLLCFNRSPNYEPLAIGLLDIFGFENFPRNSFEQLCINIANEQIQYYFNQHIFTWEQQEYMAEGIPVDLVEFSDNRPVLDMLLSKPMGLLALLDEESRFPRATNRSLIEKFHNNIKSKFYVRPKSDAVCFAVHHFAGRVVYQAEGFLEKNRNFLPPEVIQLVRQSQFDMVRFLFQCPITKTGNLYSAVHETDSRKLSQSNQNTKERYSSRGLASQSRAQQTVATYFRYSLMDLLQKMVSGSPQFVRCIKPNDSRSPRFFDKEKVVKQLRYTGVLETIRIRQNGFSHRIPFNEFLKRYCFLAFGYDERVVANRDNCRLLLIRLKMDGWALGKTKVFLKYYHVEFLSKMYEEQLKKIIMVQACVRRWLAKIRFNKQKWQFAISVVTLQRHIRGWLTRKHVEKEMLRKRAEEEATVLKKVQNEETLVLRRESRAEIARNDDENEISQTENSKENEAAVIIQSHFRGYSVRKRFGVESEEHFKKILNDCDNQEDATRALIAEGVKDEDAEFIVQRWYKKEERVHKSPPPIKDHIHPKLRQADLIQFSQNVHMKNQDIHKNLRRNKPGVRLNDIEEPPTDYVRPDGFNMVQPILRYRSGSQPESEETIKYYRDLKEEMSSGSDFEEDEVGWDLPLIQLENDLHPSARSRTGQILEVSAERMDRLAAQGDFVVAPEQHLSEIWHKALRNPDESERKDNSEKSISTRTNDLHGKNVRPRGCNPYGRSLAVDSPRFNDRNGVQTRAADKYGDANHRRENFINGYRNELNWQSFANNGRIDQRKGLNALKITNGLKSNINDRQILYRVSDTKQNGFLGRNNREKEGSNNNNNNNSNNNNNNNNNNNNNINNNNKNHKNINNINNNNNQAKNGLDHFVVNQNAMNGRILLRKDLWKNGFGVPVDVRHLLRPTVVEKRQENRRVEYDAEDINGPYNFRQLLRPAEYLPTESLRKRKGGMACNNAAVISKDKIPEKHVKRKAPLAPDQNKIVVNVKK; the protein is encoded by the exons atGACCGGAGGTGGGACCAATATGGCGTATCATGGACTAAGTCAACACGTAAACTTCGACGTAATACCAGAGCCAGGAGATCGTTTCATTTTGGAGGAGCTTATAGGGGAAGGTACTTACGGCGAAGTGTATTCCGCTTACGATAAGGAAACTGACAACAAAGTGGCGATCAAGATCCTTGAAAATGTAGCTGATAATATAGAAGAGATCGAGGAGGAGTATCTAGTTTTAAGAGACCTAAGCTCGCATCCTAATATTCCAATATTTCATGgattatatttgaaaagagCAAAACCTGCTCAGGAGGAGGATCAACTATGGTTCGTAATGGAG TTATGCACGGGAGGCTCGGTGACCGATCTTGTCCAGGGTTTAAAAAAACGTTCTACCCGTCTAACGGATAGGCAGATAGCATATATACTTCGAGAAACTGTCGAAGCATTGATTTATCTTCATGGTAATCACTGTATGCACCGAGATGTCAAAggtcataatattttattaaccgAAGAAGCACGAGTTAAACTGGTAGACTTCGGGGTTTCTTCTCATCTAGCCGAGACCTTGGCGAGGAAAAATACTTCCGTTGGTACGCCATATTGGATGGCACCCGAg GTAATCGCTTGCGAACAACAATTGGATTCTTCTTACGATTCACGATGCGACGTTTGGTCGGTTGGAATAACAGCGATAGAATTGGCCGAAGGTGATCCACCTTTGTCCGAACTTCATCCAATGAGAGCACTCTTTCAAATACCTAGAAATCCACCCCCGTCATTGAAAAATCCAGACATACATAATCCAGAAGTTTCGGACTTCATTGCCGAATGTCTCGTCAAGGATCTCGAACATCGACCGTTTGCTAGCGAACTCAAAGAGCATCCGTTGTTGATGAACATCGAATCTGAGATAGAGGAAATCAGGAAAGaactttcgaacgaaattcgTAGACAAAGAACCGATGGTAGAGTTCAAAGACAACCGGAGATAACGACTAAACATGGCAAACTTAAAACCGATCGCAAAGCCAGGCCGGAGAAAATGTATAGGGATGATTTGGCTGCTCTTGACATGTTATCGGAGGACGCTATCGTTGATCAGTTACAGCATCGTTACGAGCAGGGACAGATTTACACTTACATCGGTGATATACTGGTCGCCGTTAATCCCTTTACCAATTTGGGCCTTTACACGGGAATC gaACAAAGAAGATACAAAGGTCAAGCAAGGTCGGACAATCCGCCACACATTTTTGCGGTCGCCGATGCCGCCTATCAAGCGTTACTTCATCAACGTCAAAATCAAGCGATCGTGATCAGCGGTGAATCAGGAGCAGGAAAGACAGAGAGTGCGAATTTGTTGCTGAAACAATTGGTTTATCTTAGCAAAGCACCGAATCGTAATTTGGAGGAAAGAATTCTACAGATCAATCCGATAATGGAGGCTTTTGGGAACGCCACGACCGGTATTAACGCCAACTCATCTAGATTTGGAAAGTATTTGGATCTAACAATGACCAAAGGTGGCAAGGTCACTGGCGCAAGAATCTCCGTTTATCTTCTGGAACAATCTCGTGTGGTAGCTCAGGCCGA GGGCGAACGAAATTTTcatgtattttattacatgTACGACGGTTTAGCGGCTGACAATCGTTTAGCCGAGTTTCATTTGGATAGCAGCCTTCGAGAACATCATCGATATCTTACCGATCGTAGTCATAATTCTCCAAATTATGTCGATAAGTTTCAACAACTGAAAGTTGGCTTCAAAGTATTGGGCTTTCGGGATAGCGAAGTGGATACTGTTTATGGAGTATTGGCAGCTATACTTCATTTAGGGGATATCGAGTTTGCTGAAGTTGCCAGTGAGGATAATACGGATAACAAGAGTAGAGTTATAGACACTGCTCCTCTCGATAGAG TTTCGAAATTGCTGGGTGTCGAACCAAACGATTTATTGGAGGCTTTAACATCAAACTCGGTCATGACGAGAGGTGAAACGATCACGAGAAATAATACCGTAGCCGAAGCCTGTGCCGCACGAGATGCCATGGCTAAAGGACTCTACGGGAGACTCTTCGATTGGATGGTCAATCAAATAAATTGCTTGTTGTGCTTCAATCGTTCGCCCAATTACGAGCCATTGGCTATCGGTTTGTTGGATATATTTGGCTTCGAGAATTTCCCACGGAATTCGTTCGAACAACTTTGCATAAATATAGCGAACGAACAGATTCAGTATTATTTCAATCAGCATATATTCACTTGGGAACAACAAGAGTACATGGCCGAGGGTATACCGGTCGATCTCGTTGAGTTTTCAGATAATCGACCGGTTCTAGATATGCTATTGAGCAAACCAATGGGTTTGTTGGCACTTTTGGACGAAGAAAGTCGTTTCCCTCGGGCGACCAATAGATCTTTGATAG AGAAATTTCACAACAACATAAAGTCCAAGTTCTACGTAAGACCAAAATCCGACGCTGTTTGTTTCGCGGTTCATCACTTCGCTGGACGTGTAGTTTACCAAGCCGAAGGATTCCTTGAGAAGAATAGAAACTTCCTGCCTCCTGAAGTAATACAACTTGTACGGCAATCTCAGTTCGACATGGTCCGCTTCTTGTTCCAGTGTCCGATCACCAAGACCGGCAACCTCTACTCGGCCGTCCATGAAACTGACTCGAGAAAGTTGTCGCAATCTAACCAAAATACAAAG gAACGTTACTCCAGTCGTGGCTTAGCATCGCAATCTAGAGCTCAGCAAACTGTAGCAACGTACTTCCGTTATTCCTTGATGGATCTTCTACAAAAAATGGTCTCGGGTTCTCCGCAATTCGTCAGATGTATCAAACCGAACGACTCGAGAAGTCCACGTTTCTTCGACAAGGAAAAAGTTGTAAAACAATTGAGATACACCGGGGTTTTGGAGACCATTCGAATAAGACAAAATGGCTTCTCTCATAGAATACCTTTCAACGAGTTTCTAAAAAG aTACTGTTTCCTCGCGTTTGGTTACGACGAACGAGTGGTAGCCAATCGTGACAATTGTCGATTACTTTTGATACGTTTGAAGATGGACGGTTGGGCATTGGGAAAgacaaaagtatttttaaaatattaccaCGTCGAATTCTTGTCGAAAATGTACGAGGAACAATTGAAGAAGATTATAATGGTACAAGCGTGCGTACGTAGATGGTTAGCAAAAATACGATTCAACAAACAAAAGTGGCAGTTCGCAATCTCTGTCGTTACTCTTCAACGACATATCAGAGGTTGGTTAACGCGTAAGCACGTTGAAAAGGAGATGTTGAGGAAACGTGCCGAAGAAGAAGCTACCGTGTTGAAGAAGGTTCAGA ATGAGGAAACTTTGGTATTGCGTAGAGAATCTAGAGCAGAAATTGCAAGGAACgatgatgaaaatgaaatatctcaGACGGAAAACTCGAAGGAGAACGAAGCTGCTGTTATTATACAGAGTC ACTTCAGAGGTTATTCCGTTCGCAAACGTTTTGGCGTGGAATCAGAGGaacatttcaaaaaaattttgaatgaTTGCGATAATCAAGAAGACGCGACACGGGCATTGATCGCCGAGGGCGTTAAAGATGAGGATGCTGAGTTCATCGTACAGAGATGGTacaagaaagaggaaagggtgCACAAGTCACCACCACCTATAAAGGATCATATTCATCCTAAATTGAGACAAGCcgatttaattcaattttctcAAAAC gTTCACATGAAGAATCAAGATATTCATAAGAATCTTCGACGCAACAAACCGGGTGTCCGATTAAACGACATCGAGGAACCACCAACCGATTATGTACGTCCCGATGGATTTAATATGGTACAACCGATTTTGCGATATCGAAGTGGTTCTCAACCTGAGAGCGAGGAGACCATCAAATATTATCGGGATTTAAAAGAGGAAATGAGCAG TGGTTCGGACttcgaagaagacgaagttGGCTGGGACTTACCGTTGATACAGCTAGAAAATGACCTTCATCCTTCAGCGAG GAGTCGAACGGGTCAGATTCTGGAAGTGAGTGCCGAGAGGATGGATCGTCTGGCAGCTCAGGGCGACTTTGTGGTAGCACCGGAACAACATCTCTCCGAAATTTGGCACAAAGCTTTGAGAAATCCGGACGaatcagaaagaaaagacaattCGGAAAAATCCATCAG TACAAGGACTAATGACCTGCATGGCAAGAACGTGCGGCCTAGAGGGTGCAATCCGTACGGTAGATCGCTTGCAGTCGACTCTCCGCGTTTCAACGATCGAAATGGCGTACAAACACGAGCAGCCGATAAATACGGTGATGCAAATCACCGACGAGAGAATTTCATAAATGGTTATAGGAATGAGTTGAATTGGCAGAGTTTCGCGAACAACGGAAGGATCGATCAGAGGAAGGGTTTGAATGCATTGAAGATTACGAATGGTTTGAAGAGTAACATTAACGACAGGCAAATATTGTATCGTGTCAGTGACACGAAACAGAACGGTTTCCTTGGAAGAAATAATcgggagaaggaaggaagtaacaacaacaataacaataacagtaacaataataataataataataataataataataataatattaataacaataataaaaatcataagaatattaataacataaataacaacaacaatcagGCGAAAAATGGTCTGGACCATTTCGTCGTTAATCAGAATGCTATGAACGGAAGGATACTTTTACGAAAGGATTTGTGGAAGAACGGATTCGGTGTTCCAGTCGACGTGAGACATTTATTAAGACCGACTGTCGTCGAAAAGCGACAAGAGAATCGTCGAGTAGAATACGATGCGGAGGACATTAATGGACCGTACAATTTCAGACAGCTATTGAGACCAGCCGAGTATCTTCCAACCGAGTCccttagaaagagaaaaggtggAATGGCCTGTAACAATGCTGCTGTTATCAGTAAAGATAAAATACCGGAAAAACACGTTAAGAGAAAAGCTCCTCTAGCACCCGATCAGAACAAAATTGTTGTCaatgttaaaaaatga
- the LOC127064286 gene encoding myosin-IIIb-like isoform X1 encodes MGDIIEMTGGGTNMAYHGLSQHVNFDVIPEPGDRFILEELIGEGTYGEVYSAYDKETDNKVAIKILENVADNIEEIEEEYLVLRDLSSHPNIPIFHGLYLKRAKPAQEEDQLWFVMELCTGGSVTDLVQGLKKRSTRLTDRQIAYILRETVEALIYLHGNHCMHRDVKGHNILLTEEARVKLVDFGVSSHLAETLARKNTSVGTPYWMAPEVIACEQQLDSSYDSRCDVWSVGITAIELAEGDPPLSELHPMRALFQIPRNPPPSLKNPDIHNPEVSDFIAECLVKDLEHRPFASELKEHPLLMNIESEIEEIRKELSNEIRRQRTDGRVQRQPEITTKHGKLKTDRKARPEKMYRDDLAALDMLSEDAIVDQLQHRYEQGQIYTYIGDILVAVNPFTNLGLYTGIEQRRYKGQARSDNPPHIFAVADAAYQALLHQRQNQAIVISGESGAGKTESANLLLKQLVYLSKAPNRNLEERILQINPIMEAFGNATTGINANSSRFGKYLDLTMTKGGKVTGARISVYLLEQSRVVAQAEGERNFHVFYYMYDGLAADNRLAEFHLDSSLREHHRYLTDRSHNSPNYVDKFQQLKVGFKVLGFRDSEVDTVYGVLAAILHLGDIEFAEVASEDNTDNKSRVIDTAPLDRVSKLLGVEPNDLLEALTSNSVMTRGETITRNNTVAEACAARDAMAKGLYGRLFDWMVNQINCLLCFNRSPNYEPLAIGLLDIFGFENFPRNSFEQLCINIANEQIQYYFNQHIFTWEQQEYMAEGIPVDLVEFSDNRPVLDMLLSKPMGLLALLDEESRFPRATNRSLIEKFHNNIKSKFYVRPKSDAVCFAVHHFAGRVVYQAEGFLEKNRNFLPPEVIQLVRQSQFDMVRFLFQCPITKTGNLYSAVHETDSRKLSQSNQNTKERYSSRGLASQSRAQQTVATYFRYSLMDLLQKMVSGSPQFVRCIKPNDSRSPRFFDKEKVVKQLRYTGVLETIRIRQNGFSHRIPFNEFLKRYCFLAFGYDERVVANRDNCRLLLIRLKMDGWALGKTKVFLKYYHVEFLSKMYEEQLKKIIMVQACVRRWLAKIRFNKQKWQFAISVVTLQRHIRGWLTRKHVEKEMLRKRAEEEATVLKKVQNEETLVLRRESRAEIARNDDENEISQTENSKENEAAVIIQSHFRGYSVRKRFGVESEEHFKKILNDCDNQEDATRALIAEGVKDEDAEFIVQRWYKKEERVHKSPPPIKDHIHPKLRQADLIQFSQNVHMKNQDIHKNLRRNKPGVRLNDIEEPPTDYVRPDGFNMVQPILRYRSGSQPESEETIKYYRDLKEEMSSGSDFEEDEVGWDLPLIQLENDLHPSARSRTGQILEVSAERMDRLAAQGDFVVAPEQHLSEIWHKALRNPDESERKDNSEKSISTRTNDLHGKNVRPRGCNPYGRSLAVDSPRFNDRNGVQTRAADKYGDANHRRENFINGYRNELNWQSFANNGRIDQRKGLNALKITNGLKSNINDRQILYRVSDTKQNGFLGRNNREKEGSNNNNNNNSNNNNNNNNNNNNNINNNNKNHKNINNINNNNNQAKNGLDHFVVNQNAMNGRILLRKDLWKNGFGVPVDVRHLLRPTVVEKRQENRRVEYDAEDINGPYNFRQLLRPAEYLPTESLRKRKGGMACNNAAVISKDKIPEKHVKRKAPLAPDQNKIVVNVKK; translated from the exons ATGGGTGATATAATCG agatGACCGGAGGTGGGACCAATATGGCGTATCATGGACTAAGTCAACACGTAAACTTCGACGTAATACCAGAGCCAGGAGATCGTTTCATTTTGGAGGAGCTTATAGGGGAAGGTACTTACGGCGAAGTGTATTCCGCTTACGATAAGGAAACTGACAACAAAGTGGCGATCAAGATCCTTGAAAATGTAGCTGATAATATAGAAGAGATCGAGGAGGAGTATCTAGTTTTAAGAGACCTAAGCTCGCATCCTAATATTCCAATATTTCATGgattatatttgaaaagagCAAAACCTGCTCAGGAGGAGGATCAACTATGGTTCGTAATGGAG TTATGCACGGGAGGCTCGGTGACCGATCTTGTCCAGGGTTTAAAAAAACGTTCTACCCGTCTAACGGATAGGCAGATAGCATATATACTTCGAGAAACTGTCGAAGCATTGATTTATCTTCATGGTAATCACTGTATGCACCGAGATGTCAAAggtcataatattttattaaccgAAGAAGCACGAGTTAAACTGGTAGACTTCGGGGTTTCTTCTCATCTAGCCGAGACCTTGGCGAGGAAAAATACTTCCGTTGGTACGCCATATTGGATGGCACCCGAg GTAATCGCTTGCGAACAACAATTGGATTCTTCTTACGATTCACGATGCGACGTTTGGTCGGTTGGAATAACAGCGATAGAATTGGCCGAAGGTGATCCACCTTTGTCCGAACTTCATCCAATGAGAGCACTCTTTCAAATACCTAGAAATCCACCCCCGTCATTGAAAAATCCAGACATACATAATCCAGAAGTTTCGGACTTCATTGCCGAATGTCTCGTCAAGGATCTCGAACATCGACCGTTTGCTAGCGAACTCAAAGAGCATCCGTTGTTGATGAACATCGAATCTGAGATAGAGGAAATCAGGAAAGaactttcgaacgaaattcgTAGACAAAGAACCGATGGTAGAGTTCAAAGACAACCGGAGATAACGACTAAACATGGCAAACTTAAAACCGATCGCAAAGCCAGGCCGGAGAAAATGTATAGGGATGATTTGGCTGCTCTTGACATGTTATCGGAGGACGCTATCGTTGATCAGTTACAGCATCGTTACGAGCAGGGACAGATTTACACTTACATCGGTGATATACTGGTCGCCGTTAATCCCTTTACCAATTTGGGCCTTTACACGGGAATC gaACAAAGAAGATACAAAGGTCAAGCAAGGTCGGACAATCCGCCACACATTTTTGCGGTCGCCGATGCCGCCTATCAAGCGTTACTTCATCAACGTCAAAATCAAGCGATCGTGATCAGCGGTGAATCAGGAGCAGGAAAGACAGAGAGTGCGAATTTGTTGCTGAAACAATTGGTTTATCTTAGCAAAGCACCGAATCGTAATTTGGAGGAAAGAATTCTACAGATCAATCCGATAATGGAGGCTTTTGGGAACGCCACGACCGGTATTAACGCCAACTCATCTAGATTTGGAAAGTATTTGGATCTAACAATGACCAAAGGTGGCAAGGTCACTGGCGCAAGAATCTCCGTTTATCTTCTGGAACAATCTCGTGTGGTAGCTCAGGCCGA GGGCGAACGAAATTTTcatgtattttattacatgTACGACGGTTTAGCGGCTGACAATCGTTTAGCCGAGTTTCATTTGGATAGCAGCCTTCGAGAACATCATCGATATCTTACCGATCGTAGTCATAATTCTCCAAATTATGTCGATAAGTTTCAACAACTGAAAGTTGGCTTCAAAGTATTGGGCTTTCGGGATAGCGAAGTGGATACTGTTTATGGAGTATTGGCAGCTATACTTCATTTAGGGGATATCGAGTTTGCTGAAGTTGCCAGTGAGGATAATACGGATAACAAGAGTAGAGTTATAGACACTGCTCCTCTCGATAGAG TTTCGAAATTGCTGGGTGTCGAACCAAACGATTTATTGGAGGCTTTAACATCAAACTCGGTCATGACGAGAGGTGAAACGATCACGAGAAATAATACCGTAGCCGAAGCCTGTGCCGCACGAGATGCCATGGCTAAAGGACTCTACGGGAGACTCTTCGATTGGATGGTCAATCAAATAAATTGCTTGTTGTGCTTCAATCGTTCGCCCAATTACGAGCCATTGGCTATCGGTTTGTTGGATATATTTGGCTTCGAGAATTTCCCACGGAATTCGTTCGAACAACTTTGCATAAATATAGCGAACGAACAGATTCAGTATTATTTCAATCAGCATATATTCACTTGGGAACAACAAGAGTACATGGCCGAGGGTATACCGGTCGATCTCGTTGAGTTTTCAGATAATCGACCGGTTCTAGATATGCTATTGAGCAAACCAATGGGTTTGTTGGCACTTTTGGACGAAGAAAGTCGTTTCCCTCGGGCGACCAATAGATCTTTGATAG AGAAATTTCACAACAACATAAAGTCCAAGTTCTACGTAAGACCAAAATCCGACGCTGTTTGTTTCGCGGTTCATCACTTCGCTGGACGTGTAGTTTACCAAGCCGAAGGATTCCTTGAGAAGAATAGAAACTTCCTGCCTCCTGAAGTAATACAACTTGTACGGCAATCTCAGTTCGACATGGTCCGCTTCTTGTTCCAGTGTCCGATCACCAAGACCGGCAACCTCTACTCGGCCGTCCATGAAACTGACTCGAGAAAGTTGTCGCAATCTAACCAAAATACAAAG gAACGTTACTCCAGTCGTGGCTTAGCATCGCAATCTAGAGCTCAGCAAACTGTAGCAACGTACTTCCGTTATTCCTTGATGGATCTTCTACAAAAAATGGTCTCGGGTTCTCCGCAATTCGTCAGATGTATCAAACCGAACGACTCGAGAAGTCCACGTTTCTTCGACAAGGAAAAAGTTGTAAAACAATTGAGATACACCGGGGTTTTGGAGACCATTCGAATAAGACAAAATGGCTTCTCTCATAGAATACCTTTCAACGAGTTTCTAAAAAG aTACTGTTTCCTCGCGTTTGGTTACGACGAACGAGTGGTAGCCAATCGTGACAATTGTCGATTACTTTTGATACGTTTGAAGATGGACGGTTGGGCATTGGGAAAgacaaaagtatttttaaaatattaccaCGTCGAATTCTTGTCGAAAATGTACGAGGAACAATTGAAGAAGATTATAATGGTACAAGCGTGCGTACGTAGATGGTTAGCAAAAATACGATTCAACAAACAAAAGTGGCAGTTCGCAATCTCTGTCGTTACTCTTCAACGACATATCAGAGGTTGGTTAACGCGTAAGCACGTTGAAAAGGAGATGTTGAGGAAACGTGCCGAAGAAGAAGCTACCGTGTTGAAGAAGGTTCAGA ATGAGGAAACTTTGGTATTGCGTAGAGAATCTAGAGCAGAAATTGCAAGGAACgatgatgaaaatgaaatatctcaGACGGAAAACTCGAAGGAGAACGAAGCTGCTGTTATTATACAGAGTC ACTTCAGAGGTTATTCCGTTCGCAAACGTTTTGGCGTGGAATCAGAGGaacatttcaaaaaaattttgaatgaTTGCGATAATCAAGAAGACGCGACACGGGCATTGATCGCCGAGGGCGTTAAAGATGAGGATGCTGAGTTCATCGTACAGAGATGGTacaagaaagaggaaagggtgCACAAGTCACCACCACCTATAAAGGATCATATTCATCCTAAATTGAGACAAGCcgatttaattcaattttctcAAAAC gTTCACATGAAGAATCAAGATATTCATAAGAATCTTCGACGCAACAAACCGGGTGTCCGATTAAACGACATCGAGGAACCACCAACCGATTATGTACGTCCCGATGGATTTAATATGGTACAACCGATTTTGCGATATCGAAGTGGTTCTCAACCTGAGAGCGAGGAGACCATCAAATATTATCGGGATTTAAAAGAGGAAATGAGCAG TGGTTCGGACttcgaagaagacgaagttGGCTGGGACTTACCGTTGATACAGCTAGAAAATGACCTTCATCCTTCAGCGAG GAGTCGAACGGGTCAGATTCTGGAAGTGAGTGCCGAGAGGATGGATCGTCTGGCAGCTCAGGGCGACTTTGTGGTAGCACCGGAACAACATCTCTCCGAAATTTGGCACAAAGCTTTGAGAAATCCGGACGaatcagaaagaaaagacaattCGGAAAAATCCATCAG TACAAGGACTAATGACCTGCATGGCAAGAACGTGCGGCCTAGAGGGTGCAATCCGTACGGTAGATCGCTTGCAGTCGACTCTCCGCGTTTCAACGATCGAAATGGCGTACAAACACGAGCAGCCGATAAATACGGTGATGCAAATCACCGACGAGAGAATTTCATAAATGGTTATAGGAATGAGTTGAATTGGCAGAGTTTCGCGAACAACGGAAGGATCGATCAGAGGAAGGGTTTGAATGCATTGAAGATTACGAATGGTTTGAAGAGTAACATTAACGACAGGCAAATATTGTATCGTGTCAGTGACACGAAACAGAACGGTTTCCTTGGAAGAAATAATcgggagaaggaaggaagtaacaacaacaataacaataacagtaacaataataataataataataataataataataataatattaataacaataataaaaatcataagaatattaataacataaataacaacaacaatcagGCGAAAAATGGTCTGGACCATTTCGTCGTTAATCAGAATGCTATGAACGGAAGGATACTTTTACGAAAGGATTTGTGGAAGAACGGATTCGGTGTTCCAGTCGACGTGAGACATTTATTAAGACCGACTGTCGTCGAAAAGCGACAAGAGAATCGTCGAGTAGAATACGATGCGGAGGACATTAATGGACCGTACAATTTCAGACAGCTATTGAGACCAGCCGAGTATCTTCCAACCGAGTCccttagaaagagaaaaggtggAATGGCCTGTAACAATGCTGCTGTTATCAGTAAAGATAAAATACCGGAAAAACACGTTAAGAGAAAAGCTCCTCTAGCACCCGATCAGAACAAAATTGTTGTCaatgttaaaaaatga